One stretch of Enterobacter sp. RHBSTW-00994 DNA includes these proteins:
- the tauB gene encoding taurine ABC transporter ATP-binding subunit, which yields MLQITNLYADYGGKPALDDINLTLDSGELLVVLGPSGCGKTTLLNLIAGFVPYQRGSILLEGKRVEGPGAERGVVFQNEGLLPWRNVQENVAFGLQLAGVGREQRLDTARQMLKKVGLEGAEKRFIWQLSGGQRQRVGIARALAANPQLLLLDEPFGALDAFTREQMQTLLLRLWHETGKQVLLITHDIEEAVFMATELVLLSPGPGRVLERLPLNFGRRYVAGEPVRSIKSDPLFIEQREYVLSRVFEQREAFS from the coding sequence ATGCTGCAGATAACAAACCTGTACGCCGATTACGGCGGAAAACCAGCACTGGATGATATCAACCTGACGCTGGATAGCGGTGAGCTACTGGTGGTGCTGGGGCCGTCGGGCTGCGGCAAAACAACGCTGCTGAATCTGATTGCCGGGTTTGTGCCTTACCAACGTGGCAGCATCCTGCTGGAAGGAAAGCGTGTTGAAGGCCCTGGCGCGGAGCGTGGCGTGGTCTTTCAGAATGAAGGGCTATTGCCCTGGCGTAACGTCCAGGAAAACGTGGCGTTTGGCCTGCAACTGGCGGGGGTTGGGCGAGAGCAACGGCTCGACACGGCGCGACAGATGCTGAAAAAAGTGGGGCTGGAGGGGGCAGAAAAACGCTTTATCTGGCAACTTTCGGGTGGTCAGCGCCAGCGCGTGGGCATTGCCCGCGCGCTGGCGGCTAACCCGCAACTGTTACTTCTGGATGAGCCATTCGGTGCGCTGGATGCGTTTACCCGCGAGCAGATGCAGACGTTGCTCCTGCGTCTGTGGCATGAAACCGGCAAACAAGTGTTGCTGATCACCCATGACATCGAAGAAGCGGTGTTTATGGCGACCGAACTGGTGCTGTTGTCTCCGGGGCCGGGCCGTGTACTGGAGCGTCTGCCGCTCAATTTTGGCCGCCGCTATGTGGCAGGTGAACCGGTGCGCAGCATCAAATCGGATCCCTTGTTTATCGAACAGCGTGAATACGTCCTGAGCCGTGTGTTTGAGCAACGGGAGGCGTTCTCATGA
- the tauC gene encoding taurine ABC transporter permease TauC, whose product MSIVFSEKTRRTRFALRWPFSRQIMLSVCTLLILLAVWWAVAAQQWVSPLFLPPPGQVLAKLITIASPQGFMDATLWQHLAASLARILVALLAAVVVGIPTGIAMGLSPTVRGILDPLIELYRPVPPLAYLPLMVIWFGIGETSKILLIYLAIFAPVAMSALAGVKSAQQVRLRAAQSLGASRAQVLWFVILPGALPEILTGLRIGLGVGWSTLVAAELIAATRGLGFMVQSAGEFLATDVVLAGIAVIAVIAFGLELGLRALQRRLTPWHGEIQ is encoded by the coding sequence ATGAGCATCGTCTTTAGCGAAAAAACGCGGCGTACGCGGTTTGCCTTACGCTGGCCTTTCTCCCGTCAGATAATGCTCAGCGTGTGTACGTTGCTGATACTGTTGGCGGTGTGGTGGGCCGTTGCGGCACAGCAATGGGTAAGCCCGCTGTTCCTGCCGCCGCCGGGACAGGTGCTGGCAAAACTGATAACCATCGCCAGCCCGCAAGGATTTATGGATGCCACGCTCTGGCAGCACCTGGCGGCAAGCCTGGCCCGTATTCTGGTGGCGCTGCTGGCTGCGGTAGTTGTCGGGATCCCGACAGGTATCGCGATGGGATTAAGCCCAACGGTACGCGGCATTCTTGATCCGCTGATTGAGCTTTATCGTCCGGTTCCGCCGCTGGCGTACCTGCCGCTGATGGTTATCTGGTTTGGCATTGGCGAAACCTCAAAAATTCTGCTGATTTATCTCGCGATTTTTGCCCCTGTCGCTATGTCTGCTCTGGCCGGGGTGAAGAGTGCACAGCAGGTGCGGCTCCGGGCGGCGCAGTCGCTTGGTGCTAGCCGGGCTCAGGTACTGTGGTTTGTGATTTTACCGGGGGCGTTGCCCGAGATTTTGACTGGATTACGGATTGGATTGGGCGTTGGCTGGTCGACGCTGGTGGCCGCTGAGCTGATTGCCGCGACGCGAGGACTGGGGTTTATGGTGCAGTCGGCGGGTGAATTTTTGGCGACTGATGTGGTACTGGCAGGGATTGCGGTGATTGCCGTGATTGCCTTTGGTTTAGAACTGGGGCTGCGTGCGCTACAGCGACGCCTGACACCCTGGCATGGAGAAATACAATGA
- the tauD gene encoding taurine dioxygenase — protein sequence MSERLTITPLGPFIGAQVSGLDVTRPLSDNQFEQLYHAVLRHQVVFLREQAITPQQQRALALRFGDLHIHPVYPHAEGVEEIIVLDTHNDNPPDNDNWHTDVTFIETPPAGAILAAKILPETGGDTLWTSGIAAFEALSAPFQALLSGLRAEHDFKKSFQEYKYRKTEEEHQRWQEAVAKHPPLLHPVVRTHPVTGKQALFVNEGFTTRIVDVTEKESDALLGFLFAHITKPEFQVRWRWQENDLAIWDNRVTQHYANADYLPQRRIMQRATILGDKPFYRAP from the coding sequence ATGAGCGAACGACTGACCATTACCCCGTTGGGTCCCTTCATTGGTGCACAGGTTTCTGGCCTTGATGTCACCCGGCCATTGAGCGATAACCAGTTTGAACAGCTTTACCATGCGGTATTGCGTCATCAGGTGGTGTTCCTGCGTGAGCAGGCGATTACCCCGCAGCAACAGCGTGCGCTGGCGTTGCGCTTTGGTGATTTACATATTCACCCTGTCTATCCGCATGCGGAAGGGGTGGAAGAGATCATTGTCCTGGATACCCATAACGATAATCCACCGGATAATGACAACTGGCATACCGATGTGACCTTTATTGAAACACCGCCTGCTGGCGCGATTCTGGCGGCGAAAATATTGCCGGAAACAGGTGGCGATACGTTATGGACCAGTGGAATTGCGGCATTTGAAGCCTTGTCTGCCCCTTTCCAGGCGTTGCTCAGCGGGTTACGAGCAGAACACGACTTCAAAAAATCGTTCCAGGAATACAAGTACCGTAAAACCGAAGAGGAACATCAGCGCTGGCAGGAGGCTGTCGCGAAGCATCCGCCTCTGTTGCATCCGGTGGTGCGTACGCATCCTGTAACCGGTAAGCAGGCGCTCTTCGTGAACGAGGGTTTTACGACGCGGATTGTGGATGTGACGGAGAAGGAGAGTGATGCCCTTTTAGGCTTCCTGTTTGCGCATATTACGAAGCCGGAGTTTCAGGTGCGCTGGCGCTGGCAGGAGAACGATCTGGCGATTTGGGATAACCGAGTGACACAGCATTATGCGAATGCGGATTATCTGCCTCAGCGTCGCATTATGCAGCGGGCAACGATTCTTGGGGATAAGCCGTTTTACCGAGCACCCTGA
- a CDS encoding GNAT family N-acyltransferase, whose product MFSLDSVLDDLWPQARPAPWQKSLLKRLFYEEEFQQFAATHRHLKGLDMVEQVLEHLDILCTISARDLEQIPEHGPLVIMANHPTGTLDGLALMYAVSRVRRDIKVVTNRMLTHLEPLSSLFIPVDNMGGKTAKTSLVQMEQHLQNAGVLIFFPAGEVSRPTRRGIRDKKWHSGFIKLASKLRAPLLPMHIQAHNSALFYASTLVSPTLSMLLLMQQMFRRRHSQLPIKIGQQIAWNSWFSTTLSPREMAEQCRQHVMRLGKGLPGIFKTECAIARPEDRATLRRELAQAECLGKTGDGKTIYLWQRNGQEDAPLLRELGRLREIAFRAVAEGSGKRRDTDSYDDDYLHLILWDEEDLEIVGAYRFMPTARQIAHRGVEGLYSYSLFHYDDKMQDVLEHGIELGRSFIQPRYWGRRGLDYLWSGIGAYLARYPHYRYLFGPVSISGGLPPAARDLLVAFYRLWFPASHPFAASRQPYPASLPEVLAQFGGVDYVDDLTKLKSLLGNLGCGIPPLYKQYSELCEPGGVQFIDFGSDPAFNNCVDGLVLVDLCYLKANRYQRYIEAHL is encoded by the coding sequence ATGTTTAGTCTCGACAGTGTTCTCGATGACCTTTGGCCTCAGGCGAGGCCTGCACCCTGGCAAAAAAGTCTGTTAAAAAGACTGTTCTACGAAGAAGAATTCCAGCAGTTTGCAGCCACCCACCGCCACCTGAAAGGGCTGGATATGGTGGAACAAGTTCTGGAACATCTCGATATTCTCTGCACCATTTCCGCCCGCGATCTTGAACAAATCCCCGAACATGGCCCATTGGTCATTATGGCTAACCACCCGACCGGAACCCTCGACGGCCTGGCGCTGATGTATGCCGTTTCACGCGTACGCCGTGATATCAAAGTGGTGACCAACCGGATGCTCACGCACCTTGAACCGCTTAGTTCCCTGTTTATACCGGTCGATAATATGGGCGGTAAGACAGCGAAAACATCCCTGGTGCAAATGGAACAGCACCTGCAAAACGCAGGCGTACTGATTTTCTTCCCCGCTGGCGAAGTGTCACGGCCCACGCGCAGGGGTATTCGCGATAAAAAATGGCATTCCGGCTTTATCAAACTTGCCAGTAAACTCCGCGCCCCTCTGCTTCCCATGCATATTCAGGCACATAACAGCGCGTTGTTTTACGCCAGCACGCTGGTATCGCCCACGCTTTCCATGCTGCTGCTCATGCAGCAGATGTTCCGCCGCCGTCACAGCCAACTGCCGATTAAAATTGGTCAGCAAATTGCGTGGAATAGCTGGTTTAGCACCACGTTGTCTCCGCGAGAAATGGCTGAGCAGTGCCGCCAGCATGTGATGCGCCTTGGCAAAGGCCTGCCGGGAATATTCAAAACGGAATGTGCCATCGCGCGTCCTGAAGATCGGGCCACGCTTCGCCGTGAACTGGCTCAGGCAGAATGTCTGGGGAAAACCGGCGACGGAAAAACCATTTACCTGTGGCAACGCAACGGACAAGAAGACGCACCGCTGCTGCGTGAACTGGGTCGCTTGCGGGAAATCGCGTTTCGCGCCGTGGCAGAAGGCAGTGGAAAACGTCGCGATACCGACAGCTACGACGATGATTATCTGCACCTGATCCTGTGGGATGAAGAGGATCTGGAAATCGTCGGCGCTTACCGTTTTATGCCGACCGCCAGACAGATTGCCCACCGTGGTGTGGAAGGCCTCTACAGCTACAGCCTGTTCCATTATGACGACAAGATGCAGGATGTTCTGGAGCACGGTATTGAACTGGGACGCAGCTTTATTCAGCCGCGCTACTGGGGCCGCCGTGGTCTGGATTATCTGTGGTCAGGAATTGGGGCCTATCTGGCGCGTTATCCCCACTACCGCTACCTTTTCGGTCCGGTATCCATCTCCGGAGGATTACCGCCTGCGGCGCGGGATCTGCTGGTCGCGTTTTACCGTCTGTGGTTCCCGGCCAGCCACCCCTTTGCCGCATCCCGTCAACCATACCCGGCCTCGTTGCCGGAGGTGCTGGCGCAATTTGGCGGCGTCGATTATGTGGATGACCTGACAAAGCTAAAATCGCTGCTCGGTAATCTGGGCTGCGGTATTCCGCCCCTCTACAAGCAGTATTCAGAACTGTGTGAACCGGGCGGTGTGCAATTCATCGATTTTGGCAGCGATCCGGCGTTCAATAACTGCGTGGATGGGCTGGTTCTGGTGGATTTATGCTACCTCAAAGCCAACCGCTATCAGCGGTATATTGAAGCGCATTTATAA
- the hemB gene encoding porphobilinogen synthase, with translation MTDLIARPRRLRKSPALRAMFEETTLTLNDLVLPIFVEEEIDDYKAIDAMPGVMRIPEKHLAREIERIANAGIRSVMTFGISHHTDATGSDAWKEDGLVARMSRICKETVPEMIVMSDTCFCEYTAHGHCGVLCDHGVDNDATLLNLGKQAVVAAAAGADFIAPSAAMDGQVQAIRQALDAAGFTDTAIMSYSTKFASSFYGPFREAAGTALKGDRKTYQMNPLNRREAIRESLLDEAQGADCLMVKPAGAYLDILRDIRERTQLPLGAYQVSGEYAMIKFAAQAGAIDEEKVILESLGAIKRAGADLIFTYFALDLAEKKILR, from the coding sequence ATGACCGATTTAATTGCTCGTCCCCGCCGCCTGCGCAAGTCACCGGCTCTGCGCGCTATGTTTGAAGAGACAACACTGACCTTAAACGATCTGGTGTTGCCGATTTTTGTTGAAGAAGAGATCGATGACTACAAAGCCATCGATGCAATGCCCGGCGTTATGCGCATTCCTGAAAAGCATCTGGCACGTGAGATCGAACGCATTGCCAATGCCGGGATCCGCTCCGTGATGACCTTCGGCATCTCTCACCACACTGATGCCACCGGCAGCGATGCCTGGAAGGAAGACGGTCTGGTGGCACGCATGTCGCGCATCTGCAAAGAGACAGTGCCGGAAATGATTGTCATGTCCGATACCTGTTTCTGCGAATACACCGCTCACGGCCACTGTGGTGTGCTGTGCGACCACGGCGTAGATAACGATGCCACCCTGCTGAACCTCGGCAAACAGGCGGTCGTTGCCGCCGCTGCCGGCGCTGATTTCATCGCGCCTTCCGCCGCGATGGATGGCCAGGTGCAGGCGATCCGTCAGGCGCTGGATGCTGCGGGCTTCACAGATACCGCCATCATGTCCTACTCCACCAAATTCGCCTCCTCCTTCTACGGCCCGTTCCGTGAAGCCGCAGGCACAGCGCTGAAAGGCGATCGCAAAACCTATCAGATGAACCCGCTGAACCGCCGCGAGGCGATCCGCGAATCCCTGCTCGATGAAGCTCAGGGCGCCGATTGCCTGATGGTCAAACCGGCTGGCGCATATCTGGATATCCTGCGCGACATCCGCGAACGCACCCAGTTGCCGCTGGGCGCATACCAGGTGAGCGGTGAATATGCGATGATCAAATTCGCGGCGCAAGCCGGTGCGATCGACGAAGAGAAAGTGATTCTGGAAAGCCTGGGCGCAATCAAACGCGCGGGGGCGGATCTGATCTTCACCTACTTCGCGCTGGATCTGGCCGAGAAGAAAATTCTGCGTTAA
- the ampH gene encoding D-alanyl-D-alanine-carboxypeptidase/endopeptidase AmpH: MKRCLFSFAALCAVSLSTVQAAQPLTAPAFASDIADRYANLIYYGSGATGMALVVIDGNQRVFRSFGETRPGSNVHPQLDSVIRIASLTKLMTSEMLVKLLDQGVVKLNDPLSKYAPPGTRVPTYQGAPITLVNLATHTSALPREQPGGAAHRAVFVWPTREQRWSYLNTASLKTAPGSQASYSNLAFDLLADALSTASGKPYTQLFEEQITRPLGMKDTTFTPSPDQCKRLMVAEKGASPCNNTLAAIGSGGVYSTPGDMMRWMQQFLSSDFYSRSNQADRMQTLIYQRSQLHRVVGMDVPGKADALGMGWVYLAPKNGHPGIIQKTGGGGGFITYMAMIPQSNVGAFVVVTRSPNTRFVNMSDGINNLVAELSDNKAQVVPAS, encoded by the coding sequence TTGAAACGTTGTCTGTTTTCTTTCGCCGCGCTGTGTGCGGTAAGCCTATCCACGGTCCAGGCAGCCCAGCCGCTGACAGCCCCTGCTTTTGCCTCTGATATTGCCGATCGCTACGCAAATTTGATCTACTACGGCAGCGGTGCAACCGGCATGGCATTAGTGGTCATCGACGGCAACCAGCGTGTTTTTCGCAGTTTTGGCGAAACGCGCCCAGGAAGTAATGTTCATCCGCAACTGGATTCGGTCATTCGAATTGCGTCATTAACCAAGTTAATGACCAGTGAAATGCTGGTGAAGTTGCTCGACCAGGGCGTGGTGAAACTCAACGATCCCCTGAGTAAGTACGCTCCACCTGGTACTCGCGTGCCAACGTATCAGGGAGCACCGATTACGCTGGTAAACCTGGCGACCCACACTAGCGCCCTGCCTCGTGAACAACCCGGTGGAGCGGCGCACAGAGCGGTCTTCGTCTGGCCGACCCGTGAACAACGCTGGAGCTATCTGAACACCGCCTCGCTGAAAACCGCGCCAGGCTCACAGGCGTCCTATTCGAACCTGGCGTTTGATTTGTTGGCTGATGCGTTATCAACGGCATCTGGCAAGCCCTATACCCAGCTATTTGAAGAACAAATCACGCGCCCACTGGGCATGAAAGACACGACGTTCACCCCCTCACCCGACCAATGCAAACGCCTGATGGTGGCAGAAAAAGGGGCCAGCCCGTGCAACAACACACTGGCGGCCATCGGGAGTGGTGGTGTTTACTCCACGCCTGGCGACATGATGCGCTGGATGCAGCAGTTCCTCTCGTCTGATTTCTATTCTCGCAGCAACCAGGCTGACCGCATGCAGACGTTGATCTACCAACGCAGTCAGTTGCACCGTGTGGTGGGCATGGATGTGCCGGGTAAAGCCGATGCGTTGGGTATGGGCTGGGTCTACCTCGCACCGAAAAATGGACACCCTGGCATTATTCAGAAAACCGGTGGTGGTGGTGGATTCATTACCTATATGGCGATGATCCCGCAATCAAACGTGGGCGCATTTGTTGTCGTAACACGCTCGCCAAATACCCGATTCGTCAATATGAGTGACGGAATAAATAACCTCGTTGCCGAACTGAGCGACAACAAAGCACAGGTTGTCCCGGCTTCCTGA
- a CDS encoding isochorismatase family protein: MAEKRVVMVIDMQQGVFATPRIQREQCVSHINQLTQAADMVIFIQHTETGGLEEGSDGFALLPELHQPAGAFYVTKTACDAFYHTALEALLREQEVGQFVMCGCATDYCVDATFKNGVSRGYHITVAEDAHTTANRPAAEAKTLIQHYNDVWRTFIAPDNPPVVKSTETILENWKAN; the protein is encoded by the coding sequence ATGGCTGAGAAGCGTGTGGTTATGGTTATCGATATGCAACAGGGTGTCTTCGCGACCCCGCGTATTCAGCGCGAACAATGTGTTTCGCACATCAATCAACTCACGCAGGCCGCCGATATGGTTATTTTTATTCAGCATACCGAAACCGGAGGGCTGGAAGAGGGGAGTGACGGGTTTGCTCTGCTTCCTGAATTGCACCAGCCAGCAGGGGCATTTTACGTGACGAAGACGGCTTGTGATGCGTTTTATCACACTGCGCTTGAGGCACTGTTGCGCGAACAGGAGGTCGGTCAGTTTGTCATGTGCGGTTGTGCGACGGATTACTGTGTTGATGCCACTTTCAAGAACGGTGTCAGCCGTGGCTACCATATTACTGTCGCAGAAGATGCCCATACCACGGCAAACCGCCCGGCCGCAGAAGCCAAAACACTGATACAGCATTATAACGACGTCTGGCGCACTTTTATTGCACCGGATAATCCGCCTGTTGTGAAATCCACCGAAACAATTCTCGAAAACTGGAAAGCGAACTAA
- the sbmA gene encoding peptide antibiotic transporter SbmA: protein MFTSFFPKPGPFFLSAFIWALIAVIFWQAGGGVWLEHITGATGDVPISAARFWSLSYLLFYAYYVVCVGLFALFWFTYSPHRWQRWSVLGTSLIIFVTWFLVEVSVAINAWYAPFYDLIQKALSAPHKVTLGEFYSGLNIFLGIAMIAVTVVVLNNFFVSHYVFRWRTAMNEYYMDNWQKLRHIEGASQRVQEDTMRFSSTVEDMGVSFLNAVMKLIAFLPILVTLSAHVPELPVVGHLPYGLVIAALVWSIMGTGMLAVVGIKLPGLQFKNQRVEAAYRKELVYGEDDPTRASPPTVQELFKHVRFNYFKLYFHYTYFNIARILYLQADTVFGLVLLFPSIVAGTITLGLMTQITNVFDQVRSSFQYLINSWTTLVELMSIYKRLRSFERELDGQDLQEVTNTLS, encoded by the coding sequence ATGTTTACGTCTTTTTTCCCAAAACCGGGGCCATTTTTTCTCTCGGCGTTTATTTGGGCACTGATCGCGGTCATTTTCTGGCAGGCTGGTGGTGGCGTCTGGCTTGAGCACATCACAGGGGCCACGGGGGATGTGCCAATTAGCGCCGCCCGTTTCTGGTCGCTGAGTTATCTGCTGTTTTACGCCTATTACGTTGTGTGCGTGGGGCTGTTTGCACTTTTCTGGTTTACCTATTCGCCGCATCGCTGGCAGCGGTGGTCGGTTTTGGGCACGTCATTGATTATTTTTGTGACCTGGTTTTTGGTGGAAGTGAGCGTAGCGATTAACGCATGGTATGCGCCATTCTACGACCTGATTCAAAAGGCACTTAGCGCGCCTCACAAAGTGACGCTTGGAGAATTTTACAGCGGGTTAAATATTTTCCTCGGGATTGCAATGATCGCCGTAACCGTTGTTGTTTTGAATAACTTCTTTGTTAGCCACTATGTCTTCCGTTGGCGTACCGCCATGAACGAATACTATATGGATAACTGGCAAAAGTTACGCCATATCGAAGGGGCTTCTCAGCGTGTTCAGGAAGATACAATGCGTTTTTCTTCGACGGTTGAAGATATGGGCGTGAGTTTTCTGAATGCGGTTATGAAACTGATTGCTTTTTTACCGATACTGGTCACGTTGTCGGCTCATGTACCGGAACTTCCTGTCGTTGGCCATCTTCCTTATGGCCTTGTGATAGCGGCCCTTGTCTGGTCCATTATGGGAACCGGAATGTTAGCTGTTGTGGGGATTAAGCTCCCGGGACTGCAATTTAAGAACCAGCGCGTTGAGGCGGCATATCGTAAAGAACTTGTTTATGGGGAAGATGATCCGACGCGTGCGAGTCCGCCAACGGTTCAGGAGTTGTTCAAACATGTTCGTTTTAACTATTTTAAGCTCTACTTCCATTACACCTATTTTAACATTGCGCGCATCCTCTATTTGCAGGCGGATACGGTTTTCGGTTTAGTCCTGCTGTTTCCGTCCATTGTGGCAGGTACGATTACGCTGGGATTGATGACGCAAATCACGAATGTATTTGATCAGGTCAGAAGTTCATTCCAGTATTTAATCAACTCATGGACCACGTTGGTGGAACTGATGTCTATCTATAAACGTTTACGCAGTTTTGAGCGTGAACTGGATGGACAGGATCTGCAGGAAGTTACCAATACCTTAAGCTAA
- a CDS encoding DUF1615 domain-containing protein, whose product MLFVVPRVLPLSLLAAIVLVGCAEKGAVPLKQGEKPLDVASVVRQKMPASVKERNAWADALAKTFESQKIAPTEENICSVLAVAQQESMYQADPVVSGLNKIAWKEIDRRAGTMHIPVFLVHTALKITSPNGKTYSERLDTVKTEKQLSAIFDDFIDMVPMGQKLFGSLNPVHTGGPMQVSIAFAEKHTDGYPWKIDDTVRKEVFSLRGGLWFGTYHLLNYPANYSAPLYRFADFNAGWYASRNAAFQNALSRASGVKLALDGDLIAYGSSEAGTTELAVRKLSAKLGMSNSDIRHQLEKGDSLAFEKTDLYQQVFRLAEQKSGKTLPKEVLPGIQLESPKITRNLTTAWFAKRVDDRRARCMAL is encoded by the coding sequence ATGCTGTTTGTCGTACCGCGTGTGTTACCGTTGTCCTTGCTGGCCGCCATCGTGCTTGTGGGTTGTGCTGAGAAAGGAGCGGTTCCGCTCAAACAGGGGGAAAAACCGCTGGATGTGGCGAGTGTCGTACGGCAAAAAATGCCTGCCAGCGTGAAGGAACGCAATGCGTGGGCCGATGCGTTAGCGAAAACTTTTGAAAGCCAGAAGATTGCCCCCACCGAGGAGAATATCTGCTCGGTGCTGGCCGTCGCGCAACAGGAGTCTATGTACCAGGCCGATCCGGTCGTTTCCGGACTGAATAAAATCGCCTGGAAAGAGATCGACCGACGTGCCGGGACGATGCATATTCCGGTTTTCCTGGTGCATACCGCGCTCAAAATCACGTCGCCAAACGGCAAAACATACAGCGAACGTCTGGATACGGTGAAAACCGAGAAACAGCTGAGCGCAATTTTCGATGACTTTATTGATATGGTCCCGATGGGGCAGAAGCTGTTTGGTTCGCTGAACCCGGTACATACGGGCGGACCGATGCAGGTCAGTATTGCGTTTGCGGAAAAACATACCGACGGCTACCCGTGGAAGATTGATGATACGGTGCGCAAAGAGGTCTTCTCCTTGCGCGGTGGGCTCTGGTTTGGGACTTATCACCTGCTGAATTATCCGGCAAACTACAGCGCGCCATTGTACCGTTTCGCGGATTTTAATGCCGGATGGTACGCCAGTCGTAACGCCGCGTTCCAGAATGCGCTCAGTCGTGCCAGCGGTGTGAAACTGGCTCTGGACGGCGATCTGATTGCGTACGGTAGCAGTGAGGCAGGAACCACAGAGCTTGCGGTGCGTAAGCTTTCGGCAAAACTGGGAATGAGCAACAGCGATATTCGCCATCAGCTGGAAAAAGGCGATAGCCTGGCGTTTGAGAAAACGGATTTATACCAGCAGGTTTTCAGGCTGGCGGAACAGAAGAGCGGGAAAACATTGCCCAAAGAGGTTTTGCCTGGCATCCAACTGGAAAGCCCGAAGATAACGCGTAATCTTACCACGGCGTGGTTTGCAAAACGGGTGGATGATCGTCGGGCACGTTGTATGGCGCTGTAA
- a CDS encoding DUF2755 family protein: protein MADFTLSKPIFGGKQPKTSTAGNIAYALFVLFCFWAGSQLLNILVHAPGVYEHLMQVQDSGRPQVEMGFGVATVFGLIPFIAGCMILGIVALVLRWRRHP, encoded by the coding sequence ATGGCTGATTTTACCTTGTCAAAGCCGATTTTTGGCGGCAAACAACCAAAAACCTCCACCGCAGGCAACATTGCTTATGCCCTGTTTGTGCTGTTCTGCTTCTGGGCGGGTTCACAGCTTCTCAACATCCTGGTGCACGCTCCAGGCGTGTATGAACACCTGATGCAAGTGCAGGATTCTGGTCGACCACAGGTAGAGATGGGGTTTGGTGTGGCCACCGTATTTGGGCTCATTCCGTTTATTGCGGGTTGTATGATTCTGGGCATTGTCGCACTGGTGCTGCGCTGGCGACGTCATCCCTGA
- a CDS encoding DUF2754 domain-containing protein gives MKLSAKLRRDWHYYAFAIGLIFILNGVVGLLGFEAKGWQTYAVGLVTWVISFWLAGFIIRRRPEDTTADEAETVKKSD, from the coding sequence ATGAAGCTGTCTGCCAAACTACGCCGTGACTGGCATTACTATGCTTTTGCCATTGGGCTGATATTTATTCTTAACGGTGTTGTGGGGCTGCTGGGATTTGAAGCAAAAGGCTGGCAAACCTATGCGGTTGGACTGGTGACCTGGGTAATCAGTTTCTGGTTGGCAGGATTCATTATCCGCCGCCGGCCTGAGGACACGACAGCGGATGAGGCGGAAACGGTGAAGAAAAGCGATTAA